In Oryza sativa Japonica Group chromosome 3, ASM3414082v1, one DNA window encodes the following:
- the LOC4332323 gene encoding phosphatidylinositol 4-phosphate 5-kinase 1: MPPQQGECCRHGWLGVGEAAVGGGGEEPFYVPLRKRLSVDGKASTAPRICIWECDGEAGDITCDIVAAPLRRSCSAKAMPPPAPLFRMMTPPPPRPQRGDGEEARRPGEAIRKGHRSYSLMLNLQLGISYSVGKSSALPFQKLAASDFDPREKVWTRFPPEGSKFTPPHHSVDFRWKDYCPAVFRHLRKLFGVDPAEYMLAICGNDTLRELASPGKSGSCFFITQDDRFMIKTVKKSEVKVLIRMLRSYYEHVRQYKSTLLTRFYGTHCIKQAGCPKVRFIIMGNFCCSEYKIHRRFDLKGSSHGRTIDKTERKIDETTTLKDLDLQYAFRLQRFWYEELMKQIQMDCTFLETQGIMDYSLLLGVHFRNDYSVSKIGISQHIAFPKSTGKRKSFEGGSSFCELCFVESGCKDRDLIDSRKPFIQLGINMPAQAERSSKKILDNFLLNERHLFITPPSGGSCDVYLFFGIIDILQDYDITKKLEHAYKSFQVNPDYISAVDPKLYSRRFQDFIRRVFIKEQ, translated from the exons ATGCCGCCGCAGCAGGGGGAGTGCTGCCGCCACGGCTGGCTCGGCGTGGGGGAGgccgcggtgggcggcggcggggaggagccgTTCTACGTGCCGCTGCGCAAGCGGCTGTCGGTGGACGGCAAGGCATCCACGGCGCCGCGGATATGCATCTGGGAgtgcgacggcgaggccggggACATCACCTGCGacatcgtcgccgcgccgctccgccgcagcTGCAGCGCCAaggcaatgccgccgccggccccgctCTTCCGGAtgatgacgccgccgccgccgaggccgcagAGAGGGGACGGGGAGGAGGCCAGGAGGCCCGGGGAGGCCATCCGCAAGGGGCACCGGAGCTACAGCCTCATGCTCAACCTGCAGCTTGGCATAAG CTATTCGGTGGGGAAGTCGTCGGCGCTGCCGTTCCAGAAGCTCGCCGCGTCGGACTTCGACCCGCGGGAGAAGGTATGGACACGGTTCCCGCCGGAGGGGTCCAAGTTCACGCCGCCGCATCACTCGGTGGATTTCCGGTGGAAGGACTACTGCCCTGCCGTCTTCAG GCACCTGAGGAAGCTGTTCGGGGTGGACCCTGCGGAGTACATGCTCGCCATCTGCGGCAACGACACGCTCCGGGAGCTGGCGTCCCCGGGCAAGAGCGGGAGCTGCTTCTTCATCACGCAGGACGATCGGTTCATGATTAAAACCGTGAAAAAGTCCGAAGTGAAG GTTCTTATCCGGATGTTGCGGAGTTACTACGAACATGTTCGTCAGTATAAGTCCACTTTACTAACAAGGTTTTATGGCACACATTGCATTAAGCAAGCTGGCTGCCCCAAG GTCCGGTTCATTATAATGGGCAATTTTTGCTGTTCGGAATATAAGATCCATAGGCGTTTTGATCTGAAAGGTTCCTCACATGGTCGGACTATCGACAAAACAGAGCGCAAGATTGATGAAACCACTACTCTCAAGGACCTCGACCTTCAGTATGCATTTCGGTTGCAGAGATTTTGGTACGAGGAGCTTATGAA GCAAATTCAGATGGACTGCACATTCTTGGAGACACAGGGCATTATGGACTATAGCCTATTGTTAGGAGTTCACTTTCGTAATGATTACTCAGTGTCTAAAATAGGCATATCTCAGCACATAGCTTTCCCAA AATCTACTGGCAAAAGAAAATCATTTGAAGGTGGAAGCAGTTTTTGTGAGCTCTGCTTTGTGGAATCAGGTTGCAAAGACAGAGATTTGATAGACTCTCG GAAGCCATTCATCCAGTTGGGAATTAACATGCCTGCCCAGGCAGAGCGCagctcaaaaaaaatattagataatTTTCTCCTAAATGAAAGACACTTGTTCATAACCCCACCAAGTGGAGGATCATGTGATGTCTACCTCTTCTTTGGGATAATCGACATTCTTCAGGACTATGATATAACGAAGAAATTGGAACATGCCTACAAGTCCTTCCAGGTCAACCCTGACTACATTTCTGCTGTAGACCCAAAGCTATACTCGAGAAGGTTTCAGGATTTCATCCGCAGGGTGTTCATAAAAGAGCAGTAA